The following nucleotide sequence is from Saccharothrix texasensis.
CCAAGGCCGCGTTCATCTCGCACGACGAGCGCCGCGCGCTGATCCAGGACGTGATCGAGCCGGCGTACGCCGCGCTGGCCAAGTAACGCGGACCGCACGAAGCAGAGGTCGCGGGCTCCGATGGCTGCCCGCGACCTCTGCTGCTCAGCACCGCTCTTCAGCGTGCTCTAGTGCACCTTGAGCCGGTCCTCGAACGCCGCCACGAGCGTCCGCCACGCCACCTGCTCGTCGTCGAACGGCGCGCTGGGCGCCAGTCGCGTCGGGTCCGGCTTGAGCACGTAGGACACCAGCCACCCCAGCCGCTCGGACTGGTTCAACGCCACCTTCACGGTGTCGTCGTTGGCCCACTCGCCCGCGTCCTCCAGCAGTTCGACCACGAGGTCGAGCTGCGTCGGGTCGATCGCGTCCGGGCCGTCGGCGATGTCCTCGTCCAGGCCGGTGAGCACGTAGACGTTGTCCGGGTCGACCTCGACGTCCAGGTCGCCGCCGGTGGCCTTGGTGACCAGCTCGCCCCAGGTCGACACCTCGGCCAGGTCGTTGTCGTCGGCCTCGACGATGAACCGGGCCAGCGCGCGCGGCGAGCCGAACACGTCGATGCGGCCCTTGCGGCCGAGGAAGACCGGGTGGTCGTCCAGGTAGCAGCGCAGCGTGTAGTACTCGCCCGCACCACTGATGATCTTGATCGGATCGATGCCGACCTCGCCCCAGAAGCCGACCGGCTCGTCGCCGTCCTCTTCGTCCTCGTCCGCGGCGGCCGCCGCGGCGGCGTTGGCCTCCTCGAACTCGGCCAGTTCGTCCTGCGCGGCCTTGAGCGCGGTCTCGTCGACCTCCGGCGTGGCCACGACCTCGTCGATCGCGTCCAGCACCTCGTCCCACTTCTCCGCGACGACCTCGGAGATCTCGGTCCACAACGCCTGACCCTCGCGGCCGGTGAACGGCAGCGTGCCCTGCGGGAGCAGCGCGAAGCCCTCCGCCGAGTCGAGGATCTCGTGCACCTTCTCCAGCTCGCAGACGTCCGCCAGCGACCGCACGATGGAGATCACGTCGGCGAGCTCGCCGATGACCCAGGTGTCGGGCTCCTCGGAGACCAGCTCGGGCACGCCGACCAGGTCGAACTGGTGGTTGTCGTCCGGCGACAGCTCACCGACCGACAGCGCGGGCACGACGTGCCACGCCGGGTGGTCGGTCAGGTCGTGCTCTTCGGCCTTGCGCACGAACGCCGCCAAGTGCGCGGCATCGGGGAACGCGTACAGGTCCTCCTCGTGGCCGAGGAAGGCTTCCCACTCCTCGCCCTCTTCCCGCCAGCGCGGGGCCCACAGGGTGACGACATCACCCTGGGTGAGCCCCAGCTCGATCGGGACGATGTCCTGTGCCATCCGACCTCCCGGTCACGCCATGCCCCTTTGCGATGCGGGGGCAAGAGTACGGGGTCGATCACGCGCTACTGCCGTTGACCACGGAAAGGGTCCGCGAAGTAGTCGTCGTCGTCCGTTTCCTCCGGTTGGGGACGGGCCGCGGGACGGCTCCCGACCTGCCCGGCCCACGGCGGCGCGGTGGGCCGGGCAGTCCTCGACCGGGGCGCCGCCGGTGGCGTGACCTGCGGTTCGGCGGGCACGGGCGGGATCTGCGCCGTCCGCAGCGGCGGCGGACCGGCGAACGCCTCCACCGCCATCGCCAGGCCGTCGCCCAACGACTTCGCCAACTCGTTGTAGCTCTTCTGCACCGCCGCGTCCGTCGCCAGCCGCGCCGTCTCCACGACCAGCCTGCCGACCGCGTCCGGACCCTGCGCCAACGCGTTCGGGTGCAGGTCGAGCGCCTTGAGCTCACCCGACGCGGTCGCCGTGGCGCGGGCCAGCCGGGTGGGGTGCTCGGCGCTGCCCGTGGTGCGGGCCAGCACTTCGGTCAGGCCTTCGGCCGCCGCGAGCCGTTGTTCCTGCGTCACCGGGACTCCCCCAGGTGCGCGCCGTCGAACCCGTCGTCGTCCGGACCGCGTTCGAAGCCGATCTCGGCCAACGCCCGCACCGCCGCCGGGTCGGCCACGCGCTCCAGCGCCCGGTGCACGCGCGACGCCGCGTCACGGGACGCCCGCGCCGACACGCGCAGGATCTCGTCCGCCAACGCCCGCGGTCCCATGTTCAACGCCGACGGCGAGACCCGCACCTCCTGCGGCGGTCCGCCGGGCGTCGCGACGACCGTGACCGCGCCGTCGGGTGACGACGCCCGGCCGCGCACCGGACCGGTGCGCGCCACGTGCTCGGCGACCCGCCGGCCGGTGTCGGCGACCCGCTGGGCCGCCCGCTGCGTCTCGTCCACGTCCTCAGCCCATCTCAGCCGGTCGGTCGGTAGAAGCCCATGAAGCCCATGCCGCTGTTGCTCGTGCGGATCGGGTTGACCTGCACCGGGTCGCCCGCCTCCACCATCTGCCCGTTGCCGATGACCATGGCCACGTGCCCGTCCCACACCACCAGGTCGCCGGGCAGCAGCTGGTCGGCCGGCACGGACGCGCCCATCGCCTGCGACGACGCGGGGCGCGGGATGTCGAACCCGGCGCCGCCGTACGCCCACTGGGTCAGGCCGCTGCAGTCCGTGCCCTGGGGCGGGTTCGCGCCGCCCCACACGTAGGGGGTGCCCAGGGCGGACAACGCGTTGCGCACGGCGCGGGCCGCGGTCTCGTTGGGCGCTTCGGCGGAGCTGCCGTCCGGCAGGTTCACGCCGACGCCGGTGCCGGGCTGCGGCGGGATGGCCACCGGCAGGCGCGGCCCGGTGGGACCTCCGCCGCCTCCGCCGCCGCTGCCTCCGCCGGACCCACCGCCCGGACCGCCGCCGGACCCGCTTCCCGACCCGCTGTCGGAGCCACCGTGGGAGCCGCCGTTGGACGAAGAGGACGGCCCGCCGGTGTCGCCCGCCGACGACGTCGACGTCGTGCCGCCGCTCTCCACGCCCAGCGGGTCGCCGATCCCGGCGAAGTCCGGGTGCGGCAAGCCGCGCAGCTGCGTGACGACGTCGGTCAGCTGCGTGCGGACCTTCGCCAGCTCCTGACCGGTCTTGCCCTCGTAGTCGCGGGCCTTCGCGGTGACCTCCGCCGCCACCGCGAGCACCGCGCCGACGCCGCCGAACGCGCCCGCCGCGACCGCCGCCGCCAGCCGGGGCCACGCCCAGCCGGTGAACTCGTCGATCAGGCCCTGGATCGCGGACTTGCCGGAGGTCACCGCGTCCACCGCCGCGGTGGCGGCCTGCCGGGTGGTCGTCGCGTTGCGCGCCAACGCGCCGACGCCACCGGAGAACGCGGCGACGCGCGTCTGGAACGCGTTCGCCTTCTCGCCGTACCACTCGCTCATCGCGGCGTTCGCCGCGCCCGTGTGCCTGCCGTCGAGCTCGGTCAGCGCCGAGGACGCCCGGCCGAACGACTCGGCCGCGGCCGTCGCACCACCGGTGTCGCCCTCCAGCTTGGCCAAGTGGTCCTTCATCGGCTGGACCAGAGCCGCCAGGAAGCCGCCTACGTCCACGTCAGACCTGCGCGGCCCGGTCGAGGTCGGCGCTGGTGCGCGCCTCCTGCTCGGTGTACGCCCGACCGGTCTTCGCGACCTCCGAGGCGAACGCCGACAGCCCCGCCGAGGCGGCCGCCACACCGTCCACTTGGGCCTGTGCCGCCTGCTGGAAGGCCGCGCCGAGACCCACCTCGTCGCCGAGCGCGCCGAAGCTGCCCGCGGCCAGCGACGTCGTGCCCGCCAACGTGGACGTGCCCACCTCGCCGACCTCGCCCGCCAGACCGGCCGCCGTGCCGCCGTACGCCGCCAGCGCCGCGGTGTCGACGCCGAAACCCCGTTCCACCATCGTCCCCCTTCTGGTGCCGTGCGACCGCGATCCTGCCCCATCCGCCGGCGGGTTGTGCGGCGTTCGGCGAGATCCTGCCCCGATGAGCGGTACCACCGGTGTTGTCGTCACCTGATCATGTGTGTGTGGGTGTTTTACGCCATTGGGAACGGATAGTGGCGTGGCTTGACCACCACGCCCCCTTGACCGGATCGGCGTTCGTGCCCCCCGAGGACGGCGCCGCGGTCGAGGCGTTGGCGGTCGCGAGCGGCCTCGAGCCGCCCGCCGACCTGCGCGCGTGGTGGGCCGTGTGCGGCGGCACCGCCGACTTGGCGTTCGCCGAGGTGCTGCCGCCGTTCTACACGCCGCTCGGTCCGTCCAACGCGTTGCGCTCGTGGCGGTTGAAGGAGCGGTTCTGGCCCGCGGACCTCGACACCGAGGCGGGCACGCCGACGACCGGGTTCCACCCGATGTGGCTGCCGATCGCGTTCGACGGGTGCGGTGACGCGCTGGCGGTCGACCTGCGGCCGGGCGTGCTGTCGGGGTGCGTGGTCGAGTGGGACCGCGAGGCGGGGGAGATGCTCAAACCGGAGTGGACGAGCCTGGACGAGATGCTGGACCAGGTCGCCACGGCCCTGGAGCACCGCGGCCGGCTCGGTCACTGCGAACCGCTGGTGACGACGGACGGCCGGTTGGGCTGGTTCACGAACTAGTGAACCGTTCGTCGTGGGCGTTCAACTCGGGGGTCCTGGACGTAGGACACGCGCGTGCTGAACGCAGGACACGCGGGTGGTCACACTGGCGGGTGAAACCTCGGCTCGTCGGCGCGCTGAAGCGGGCGCCGTGACGTTGGCTGCGGGGAGGGAGTCGACCTCCACGGGAGCCGGACATGCAGATCAGCCGCAGCGGAGCCGTCGGTCTGGCGGTCGCCGTCGCCGTCCTCGCGATCGGGTGGGCGCCGGGCGCCCAGCCGAGGCTCGCGGCGGTGAACCCCGTGCGGCCGGTCGCGCCGGACGACGTCCACGCCGACCCGAGCCACGGGTTCCTCGTGCTGGTGGAGGGCGACGCGGCGCTGTACGAGAACGAGACCGAGGGGCCGATGGCCATCGGCGGCGACGTCAGGTTCCGGCTGTACAACGCGGGCCCCAACAACCCCGGCACGTACACCCTGCCCGGTGACGACCGGCCGACCAGCTTCGTCGTCGGCGGCGGCCTCGACTTCGACCGGAGCGGCACGGGCACGCTCAGCGTCCTCAACCAGTCCTACGCCAAGGTCGGCGAGCTGGGCAACGCGACCGTGCTGCCCTCGGGCGGGGTGACGTTCGTCGTGCCCACCGGTGGCGACGTGAACACCCGACCGGCCCTGGCGGTCCAGACCTCGCAGCCCGCCGAGTCGGTCGGCGGCCCGAGCGGCTTCGACTTCGCCTCGTTGTTCGCGCTCTACCGGCAGATCAACGCGGACATGTCGGCGTGCGCGTCGACCGTGACGTTGAGGGACCAGAACGGCGGGGAACCGTGGAACGGCACCGACCCCGTCGCCACGATCGGCC
It contains:
- a CDS encoding SMI1/KNR4 family protein — encoded protein: MTGSAFVPPEDGAAVEALAVASGLEPPADLRAWWAVCGGTADLAFAEVLPPFYTPLGPSNALRSWRLKERFWPADLDTEAGTPTTGFHPMWLPIAFDGCGDALAVDLRPGVLSGCVVEWDREAGEMLKPEWTSLDEMLDQVATALEHRGRLGHCEPLVTTDGRLGWFTN
- a CDS encoding C40 family peptidase; amino-acid sequence: MKDHLAKLEGDTGGATAAAESFGRASSALTELDGRHTGAANAAMSEWYGEKANAFQTRVAAFSGGVGALARNATTTRQAATAAVDAVTSGKSAIQGLIDEFTGWAWPRLAAAVAAGAFGGVGAVLAVAAEVTAKARDYEGKTGQELAKVRTQLTDVVTQLRGLPHPDFAGIGDPLGVESGGTTSTSSAGDTGGPSSSSNGGSHGGSDSGSGSGSGGGPGGGSGGGSGGGGGGGPTGPRLPVAIPPQPGTGVGVNLPDGSSAEAPNETAARAVRNALSALGTPYVWGGANPPQGTDCSGLTQWAYGGAGFDIPRPASSQAMGASVPADQLLPGDLVVWDGHVAMVIGNGQMVEAGDPVQVNPIRTSNSGMGFMGFYRPTG
- a CDS encoding YbaB/EbfC family nucleoid-associated protein, which translates into the protein MTQEQRLAAAEGLTEVLARTTGSAEHPTRLARATATASGELKALDLHPNALAQGPDAVGRLVVETARLATDAAVQKSYNELAKSLGDGLAMAVEAFAGPPPLRTAQIPPVPAEPQVTPPAAPRSRTARPTAPPWAGQVGSRPAARPQPEETDDDDYFADPFRGQRQ
- a CDS encoding primosomal protein encodes the protein MAQDIVPIELGLTQGDVVTLWAPRWREEGEEWEAFLGHEEDLYAFPDAAHLAAFVRKAEEHDLTDHPAWHVVPALSVGELSPDDNHQFDLVGVPELVSEEPDTWVIGELADVISIVRSLADVCELEKVHEILDSAEGFALLPQGTLPFTGREGQALWTEISEVVAEKWDEVLDAIDEVVATPEVDETALKAAQDELAEFEEANAAAAAAADEDEEDGDEPVGFWGEVGIDPIKIISGAGEYYTLRCYLDDHPVFLGRKGRIDVFGSPRALARFIVEADDNDLAEVSTWGELVTKATGGDLDVEVDPDNVYVLTGLDEDIADGPDAIDPTQLDLVVELLEDAGEWANDDTVKVALNQSERLGWLVSYVLKPDPTRLAPSAPFDDEQVAWRTLVAAFEDRLKVH
- a CDS encoding YbaB/EbfC family nucleoid-associated protein — protein: MDETQRAAQRVADTGRRVAEHVARTGPVRGRASSPDGAVTVVATPGGPPQEVRVSPSALNMGPRALADEILRVSARASRDAASRVHRALERVADPAAVRALAEIGFERGPDDDGFDGAHLGESR